One genomic segment of Pirellulales bacterium includes these proteins:
- a CDS encoding trypsin-like peptidase domain-containing protein, translating into MDPNSYPPGPAYPPANPNRSVPPPPHPASRLPMLIGVLIAVAVLWYLPTYFEQIEYKKMAGQVRAIDEVLPQVGNKLEALSKAFSVIASKVGPSVVFIDTAQTRLGNAGFGNAMYHVEGQASGVVIDPDGYIVTNNHVVENAQSIKVTLANNHQYAAEVIGTDPGSDLAVIKIPATHLIAATWGNSGQLEVGEWVLAIGNPYGLDRTVTFGIISAKDRRGFENSPTQDFLQTDAAVNPGNSGGPLVNMQGQVIGINTAIYGQSYQGISFALPSSTAKEVYEKLKKGQKVGQAYGYLGVQLAPLSRADAQQLGLKSTHGALVVGIVAGSPADQSGLKPGDVITSWDGEAVDDPTLLRLLVAKSKVGATVKATVIRDGEEKKLDITVGQRPPQ; encoded by the coding sequence ATGGACCCGAACAGCTATCCGCCCGGCCCTGCCTATCCGCCAGCCAATCCGAATCGCTCCGTGCCACCGCCGCCGCATCCCGCTTCGCGATTGCCGATGTTGATCGGTGTGTTGATCGCCGTTGCGGTGCTCTGGTATCTGCCCACGTATTTCGAGCAGATCGAATATAAAAAGATGGCCGGCCAGGTGCGGGCCATCGACGAAGTGTTGCCGCAAGTGGGCAATAAGCTCGAAGCCTTGAGCAAGGCGTTCAGCGTGATCGCGAGCAAAGTCGGCCCAAGCGTAGTGTTCATCGATACGGCACAAACCAGATTGGGCAACGCCGGCTTCGGCAACGCGATGTATCACGTCGAGGGGCAAGCCTCGGGAGTGGTCATCGATCCCGACGGCTACATCGTCACCAACAACCACGTGGTGGAAAACGCGCAATCGATCAAAGTCACACTCGCCAACAACCATCAATACGCGGCCGAGGTGATCGGTACCGATCCGGGCTCCGATCTGGCCGTAATCAAGATCCCCGCGACGCATCTGATCGCGGCCACGTGGGGCAACAGCGGCCAGCTTGAAGTCGGCGAATGGGTGCTGGCGATCGGCAATCCATATGGCTTGGACCGCACCGTCACGTTCGGCATCATCAGCGCGAAAGATCGCCGCGGGTTCGAGAATTCGCCGACGCAAGATTTTCTGCAAACCGACGCGGCCGTGAACCCCGGCAATAGCGGCGGCCCGTTGGTGAACATGCAAGGGCAAGTGATCGGCATCAACACGGCCATCTACGGCCAAAGCTATCAAGGCATCAGCTTCGCGCTGCCGAGCTCGACAGCCAAGGAAGTGTATGAAAAGCTGAAGAAGGGACAGAAAGTCGGACAGGCGTATGGTTACCTCGGCGTGCAATTGGCGCCGTTGTCGCGGGCCGATGCCCAGCAACTTGGCCTAAAAAGCACGCACGGGGCGCTGGTCGTCGGCATCGTCGCCGGATCACCGGCCGATCAGTCGGGCTTGAAACCAGGCGATGTGATCACTTCCTGGGACGGCGAAGCGGTCGACGACCCGACGCTCTTGCGGCTATTGGTTGCGAAAAGCAAGGTCGGCGCGACGGTAAAGGCCACCGTAATCCGCGACGGCGAAGAAAAGAAACTCGACATCACCGTCGGCCAACGCCCACCCCAATAA
- the aat gene encoding leucyl/phenylalanyl-tRNA--protein transferase, which produces MPSRFPPAELAEPIGLVLIGGTLGPEWLLDAYRHGIFPWPIISGCRQVQWWSPDPRAIFELDGFHVSRRLERTCRSGRFRITSDRDFSAVIRGCATAGARARATWLSREMIAAYQALFELGHAHSIEVWREDRLVGGTYGVAIGGLFAGESMFHYERDASKVALANLVSHLRQRGYRLFDIQELTPHTASLGAIEVPRSEYLKRLTQAVDCPVTFGTLATN; this is translated from the coding sequence ATGCCCTCGCGTTTTCCGCCCGCCGAACTGGCCGAACCGATCGGTCTTGTGTTGATCGGCGGCACGCTCGGTCCGGAATGGCTGCTCGATGCATATCGGCACGGGATTTTTCCCTGGCCGATCATCAGCGGTTGCCGGCAGGTGCAATGGTGGTCGCCCGACCCGCGAGCGATTTTCGAGCTGGATGGTTTTCACGTGTCCCGCCGGCTCGAGCGCACGTGCCGAAGCGGTCGCTTCAGAATCACTTCGGATCGCGACTTTTCTGCCGTCATCCGCGGTTGCGCCACCGCGGGGGCTCGTGCGCGAGCCACTTGGCTATCGCGGGAGATGATCGCCGCCTACCAGGCGCTGTTTGAATTGGGCCATGCGCATAGCATCGAAGTGTGGCGCGAAGATCGGTTGGTCGGCGGCACGTACGGCGTCGCCATCGGCGGATTGTTTGCCGGCGAATCGATGTTCCACTATGAGCGCGACGCCTCGAAGGTGGCGCTTGCGAATCTGGTGTCCCATCTGCGCCAGCGAGGCTACCGCCTATTCGACATCCAAGAGCTAACGCCCCACACGGCCAGCCTTGGAGCGATCGAAGTCCCGCGAAGCGAATATCTCAAGCGGCTGACCCAAGCCGTCGATTGCCCGGTGACATTCGGAACGCTCGCAACAAATTGA
- a CDS encoding cytochrome C oxidase subunit IV family protein codes for MSYEPMLTVRLYAIVLTALLVLTVLTVAVSFISLSPASHETIGLLIALVKASLVVLFFMHVIHAPRLTWLIVLVAIVWLVVLLSLTFTDYFSRNLIPHMPGH; via the coding sequence ATGTCGTATGAACCAATGCTGACGGTTCGCTTGTATGCCATCGTGCTCACGGCCCTGCTGGTGCTGACCGTGCTGACGGTCGCCGTGTCGTTCATTTCGCTCTCGCCGGCGTCGCACGAGACGATCGGGCTGTTGATCGCGCTGGTGAAAGCGTCGCTGGTGGTGCTGTTTTTCATGCATGTGATTCACGCTCCGCGGCTGACGTGGTTGATCGTGTTGGTGGCGATTGTGTGGTTGGTGGTGTTGTTATCGCTCACCTTTACGGATTATTTTTCCCGGAACCTGATTCCCCATATGCCAGGGCATTGA
- a CDS encoding cytochrome c oxidase subunit 3 produces the protein MSSDDTLLKADERHMLDHSILVRHRLEEQYENLEHQYHAATTAMWVFLATEVMFFGAIFLALAVYHHMYTDAFEKGSEKLEWIIGGTNTIVLLLSSFTIVLAVHYSKLGANKQTAWFLATTAALGLLFLVFKGIEYYLDYKEFLIPGWRFNPQEWVDKEHLSPDQVPHVQLFLVFYWVMTLIHALHVTLGIVAVLIVMTLAFRRHFSPVYYTPVEVLALYWHFVDIVWIFLLPMLYLQGTHTHIGF, from the coding sequence ATGAGCTCTGACGACACGCTGCTCAAGGCCGACGAGCGCCACATGCTCGACCACTCGATCCTGGTGCGCCATCGGCTCGAGGAGCAATATGAAAACCTCGAGCATCAATACCACGCCGCCACGACCGCGATGTGGGTCTTTCTCGCCACCGAGGTGATGTTCTTCGGCGCGATCTTCCTCGCGCTGGCCGTCTACCACCACATGTATACCGATGCCTTCGAGAAGGGGAGCGAAAAGCTGGAGTGGATCATCGGCGGCACCAACACGATCGTATTGCTCTTGAGCAGTTTTACGATCGTGCTGGCCGTGCATTATTCGAAGCTCGGCGCCAACAAGCAGACCGCGTGGTTTCTGGCGACTACGGCGGCGCTGGGATTGCTATTTCTGGTGTTCAAGGGAATCGAATACTACCTCGACTACAAGGAATTCCTTATTCCCGGCTGGCGATTCAATCCGCAAGAATGGGTCGATAAAGAGCATCTATCGCCCGACCAGGTGCCGCACGTGCAGTTGTTCCTGGTGTTTTACTGGGTGATGACATTGATTCACGCACTGCACGTGACGCTCGGCATCGTGGCGGTGCTGATCGTGATGACCCTGGCCTTTCGCCGGCATTTTTCGCCGGTTTATTACACGCCGGTCGAAGTGTTGGCCCTGTATTGGCATTTCGTCGACATCGTGTGGATTTTCCTGCTGCCGATGCTTTATCTGCAAGGGACCCACACCCACATTGGATTTTGA
- the ctaD gene encoding cytochrome c oxidase subunit I — protein sequence MSTEILESQIAEAPAVVQPETYLNFTSGILSWLLTKDHKRIGILYLVSVTVMFFIGGFAISVARLNLMTPEGSLIPADTYNRLFTLHGVIMVFFFLVPVVPAALGNFVLPLMIGAKDLALPRINLLSWYLYIIGACWTLYAMIAGGIDTGWTFYTPYSSQASHYDIVPTMIGVVIAGFSSLFTGLNFVVTVHWMRAPGLTWFRLPIFVWTLYATSIIFLLAVPVLAMALILVVVERVTHIGIFDPALGGDPLLFQHLFWFYSHPAVYIMILPGMGIVSEIIPCFARKKLYGYTFVAYSSMGIAALAFLVWAHHMFVAGISVYAALVFSSLSFLVAVPSAIKVFNWTATLYKGSISFATPMLFALGFVALFTIGGLTGLFLATLGMDIHVHDTYFVIAHFHFIMVGGMVMAYMGGLHYWWPKMTGRMYSQWWSRMSALIIFFGFFLTFLPQFVLGYNGMPRRYHSYPPEFQVWNVLSTAGASILAVGYVLPLGYLLLSLRYGKRAGPNPWRATGLEWQTPSPPPKDNFEETPIVVRDPYQYHLEKAQNEL from the coding sequence ATGAGCACCGAGATTCTCGAATCGCAGATCGCCGAAGCGCCGGCTGTCGTCCAGCCGGAAACGTATCTCAATTTCACGAGCGGTATCTTGTCGTGGCTGCTGACGAAAGACCACAAGCGCATCGGCATTCTGTATCTGGTGAGCGTGACGGTGATGTTTTTCATCGGCGGCTTCGCGATTTCCGTCGCCCGGCTCAACCTGATGACGCCCGAGGGGAGCCTGATTCCCGCCGACACCTACAATCGCCTGTTCACGCTACACGGCGTGATCATGGTGTTCTTCTTTCTCGTGCCCGTGGTGCCGGCCGCGCTTGGCAATTTCGTGTTGCCGCTGATGATCGGGGCCAAGGATTTAGCGCTGCCGAGGATCAACTTGTTGAGTTGGTATCTCTATATCATCGGCGCCTGCTGGACGCTCTATGCCATGATCGCCGGCGGCATCGACACGGGCTGGACATTTTACACGCCGTACAGTTCGCAGGCCTCGCACTACGACATCGTGCCGACGATGATCGGCGTGGTGATCGCCGGGTTTTCGTCGCTTTTCACGGGGTTGAATTTCGTCGTGACGGTGCACTGGATGCGCGCGCCGGGGCTAACCTGGTTCCGGCTGCCGATCTTCGTGTGGACGCTGTATGCCACGAGCATCATCTTTCTGCTGGCCGTGCCCGTGTTGGCGATGGCATTGATCTTGGTCGTGGTCGAGCGGGTGACGCACATCGGAATTTTCGACCCGGCGCTGGGGGGCGATCCGCTGTTGTTTCAACATTTGTTTTGGTTCTATTCGCATCCGGCCGTGTACATCATGATCCTGCCCGGGATGGGCATTGTCAGCGAGATCATCCCTTGCTTCGCCCGCAAGAAGCTATATGGCTACACGTTCGTCGCCTATTCGAGCATGGGGATTGCCGCGCTGGCGTTCTTGGTTTGGGCGCATCATATGTTTGTGGCCGGGATTTCCGTGTATGCGGCGCTGGTGTTTTCCAGCTTGAGCTTTCTGGTGGCGGTGCCGTCGGCGATCAAGGTGTTCAACTGGACGGCGACGCTCTACAAGGGCTCGATCTCATTCGCCACGCCGATGCTGTTTGCCCTCGGGTTCGTGGCGTTGTTCACGATCGGCGGGCTAACCGGCCTGTTTCTGGCCACGCTCGGCATGGATATCCACGTGCACGATACCTACTTCGTCATCGCACATTTTCATTTCATCATGGTCGGCGGGATGGTGATGGCCTACATGGGCGGGCTGCATTATTGGTGGCCCAAGATGACCGGGCGGATGTATTCGCAATGGTGGTCGCGCATGAGCGCGCTGATCATCTTCTTCGGCTTCTTCCTCACGTTCTTGCCGCAGTTCGTGCTGGGTTACAATGGCATGCCGCGGCGGTATCACAGCTATCCGCCGGAATTTCAGGTGTGGAACGTGCTTTCCACCGCCGGAGCCTCGATCCTGGCAGTGGGTTACGTGTTGCCGTTGGGCTATCTGCTTCTTTCGCTGCGCTACGGCAAACGGGCCGGCCCGAATCCATGGCGCGCGACCGGCTTGGAATGGCAAACCCCGTCGCCGCCGCCGAAAGACAACTTCGAAGAAACGCCGATCGTCGTGCGCGATCCGTATCAATACCACCTCGAGAAGGCGCAAAATGAGCTCTGA
- the coxB gene encoding cytochrome c oxidase subunit II, with protein MPSVAIFPAAASTNAHSVDQLLLFLVVVCGSVGLLVAFLLIYFSIKYRRRPGQVAPPPETHSSHKLEWSWTIAPAFVFVVMFIWGAHVYIDAYHAPDDSTVIYGIGKQWMWKFQHPEGQREIDALHVPVGGSVRLLLTSEDVIHSFFVPAFRIHMDVLPQRFTSLWFQASKPGEYHLFCSQYCGTGHASMIGTVVALEPADYRRWLQSSAEGSLALQGRKVFLKYRCISCHSANENARAPVLEGLYNQPVPLRDGRTVIADENYIRESILNPAAKVVAGYDPIMPTFQGVISAEDLMAVIEFIRTLKPNETPPRVESFPPPVNPPDGDPQKLPFGAVPDTDNSKSDNTNAGNSKSNNIEHPR; from the coding sequence ATGCCCAGCGTTGCCATATTTCCGGCTGCAGCTTCGACCAATGCCCACTCGGTGGATCAGCTATTGCTGTTCCTGGTCGTTGTGTGCGGGAGCGTCGGGTTATTGGTCGCGTTTTTGTTGATCTACTTTTCGATCAAGTATCGTCGGCGTCCCGGGCAGGTCGCTCCGCCTCCGGAAACGCATAGCTCGCACAAGCTGGAGTGGTCTTGGACGATCGCGCCGGCGTTCGTTTTCGTCGTGATGTTCATCTGGGGTGCGCATGTCTATATCGATGCCTACCATGCCCCCGACGATTCGACGGTCATCTACGGGATCGGCAAGCAATGGATGTGGAAATTTCAGCATCCCGAGGGGCAGCGCGAGATCGATGCCTTGCATGTGCCGGTGGGCGGCTCCGTGCGTCTGCTGCTCACTTCGGAAGATGTGATTCACAGCTTTTTCGTGCCGGCGTTTCGCATCCATATGGATGTCTTGCCGCAGCGGTTCACATCGCTGTGGTTTCAGGCCAGCAAACCCGGCGAATATCACCTGTTTTGCTCGCAATATTGCGGCACCGGCCATGCGAGCATGATCGGCACCGTGGTGGCGCTTGAGCCGGCCGATTATCGCCGCTGGCTGCAATCGTCGGCCGAAGGCTCGCTCGCGCTGCAAGGCCGCAAGGTTTTTCTAAAATATCGCTGCATCAGTTGCCACAGCGCCAACGAAAACGCCCGGGCCCCGGTGCTCGAAGGGCTCTACAACCAGCCGGTGCCGCTGCGCGACGGGCGGACGGTGATCGCCGACGAAAACTACATTCGCGAGTCGATCCTCAATCCGGCGGCGAAAGTCGTGGCCGGTTACGATCCGATCATGCCCACCTTTCAAGGCGTGATCAGCGCGGAAGACCTGATGGCGGTGATCGAATTCATTCGCACGCTGAAGCCGAACGAGACGCCGCCGCGGGTGGAAAGCTTTCCCCCCCCGGTCAATCCGCCGGATGGCGATCCGCAAAAGCTCCCCTTCGGAGCGGTGCCGGATACGGACAACAGCAAATCGGACAACACGAATGCAGGCAATTCCAAGTCCAACAACATAGAACATCCTCGCTGA
- a CDS encoding SCO family protein: MRLILAAVAVVLIGAAQRAAADNELPPQLQTVGFDQRLGNQVPLDAAFLDENGKQVRIGDYFHGKPVILVMAYYHCPMLCTLVLNGLVQGMIDMPFSAGKDFTVLTVSFDPHETPELAAEKKATYLSHYGRAGAADGWHFLTGKEPSIRRLAQAIGFRYHFDPASGTYAHAAGITVLTPEGKLARYLLDLKFSGRDLGMALVEASGNRISTPVYQALLFCFHYDPTTGRYGVAIMNFIRLGGLLCMAGLGIFVVTQLRRERRKRNSLTLAAPASHPHPNPSP, from the coding sequence GTGCGTCTTATTCTCGCGGCCGTTGCGGTTGTGCTGATTGGTGCTGCCCAGCGTGCCGCCGCTGACAATGAGCTTCCGCCGCAGTTGCAAACCGTCGGCTTCGATCAGCGGCTCGGGAATCAAGTTCCGCTCGACGCGGCGTTTCTCGACGAGAACGGCAAGCAAGTCAGGATCGGCGATTATTTCCACGGAAAGCCGGTGATTCTGGTGATGGCGTATTACCATTGCCCGATGCTTTGCACACTGGTGCTGAACGGGCTGGTGCAAGGGATGATCGACATGCCGTTTAGCGCGGGCAAGGATTTTACCGTGCTCACCGTGAGCTTCGATCCGCACGAGACGCCCGAATTGGCCGCCGAAAAAAAGGCGACGTACCTCTCGCACTACGGCCGGGCCGGCGCTGCCGACGGCTGGCATTTTCTCACCGGTAAAGAACCATCGATTCGCCGGCTCGCGCAGGCCATCGGCTTCCGCTATCACTTCGATCCTGCGTCGGGAACGTATGCGCATGCCGCAGGGATCACGGTTCTGACCCCCGAGGGGAAGCTTGCCCGATACCTACTGGACCTCAAATTCTCAGGGCGCGATTTGGGCATGGCCTTGGTCGAAGCTTCCGGCAATCGCATCAGCACTCCCGTGTATCAGGCGCTGTTGTTCTGTTTTCACTACGATCCCACGACTGGGCGATACGGCGTGGCGATCATGAATTTCATTCGTCTGGGAGGACTGCTCTGCATGGCAGGCCTCGGCATTTTCGTCGTGACACAACTTCGCCGCGAACGCCGCAAGCGAAATTCTCTAACGCTCGCCGCACCCGCCTCTCACCCTCACCCTAACCCCTCACCCTAA
- a CDS encoding cytochrome c: MVLCLLNGCQQKMADQPSLKPLDPAVYGQAAGSAREPVAGTVARGHLHTDWALFTGRSKAARAPTVMGANETTSESNKLEPEGPRSATPEAPIPGAAPGASTNPTTPGGSSTTSPPAARQARGAQAVLTAELASYKDVVDEFPTPVTEQMVEHGRDRFMIYCVVCHDAAGTGHGKIVERGYTQPPSYHVERLRNAPVGHFFRVITLGYGSMPSYASQVPPRDRWAIISYIRAMQLSQHYPEADEDKLPKDVRDRLSAASAPAAKTPASGGGGP; the protein is encoded by the coding sequence GTGGTTCTCTGTTTGCTCAACGGTTGCCAGCAGAAAATGGCCGATCAACCGAGCCTCAAGCCGCTCGATCCGGCCGTTTATGGCCAGGCCGCCGGCTCGGCCCGAGAGCCGGTCGCCGGCACGGTGGCCCGCGGACATCTGCACACCGATTGGGCGCTGTTCACCGGCCGCAGCAAGGCGGCTCGGGCGCCGACCGTGATGGGCGCGAATGAAACGACTTCGGAATCGAACAAGCTCGAGCCGGAAGGCCCCCGATCGGCGACGCCGGAAGCGCCGATCCCCGGAGCCGCACCCGGCGCATCCACGAATCCAACCACGCCTGGCGGCTCCTCCACAACCAGTCCTCCGGCCGCACGCCAAGCGCGAGGCGCTCAGGCCGTGCTTACTGCCGAGTTGGCAAGCTACAAGGACGTGGTCGATGAATTCCCGACGCCCGTCACCGAGCAGATGGTCGAGCATGGCCGGGACCGGTTCATGATCTATTGCGTCGTTTGCCACGATGCGGCCGGCACGGGGCACGGCAAGATCGTCGAACGGGGCTACACGCAGCCGCCGTCGTACCACGTCGAACGGCTGCGGAACGCCCCGGTCGGACATTTTTTTCGCGTGATCACGCTCGGCTATGGTTCGATGCCATCCTACGCTTCGCAGGTGCCGCCACGCGACCGTTGGGCAATCATCTCCTACATTCGCGCCATGCAATTGAGCCAGCATTATCCGGAAGCGGATGAAGACAAATTGCCGAAAGACGTCCGCGATCGATTGTCGGCCGCAAGTGCGCCGGCCGCCAAAACGCCGGCGAGCGGCGGAGGTGGGCCGTGA
- a CDS encoding DUF3341 domain-containing protein produces the protein MSKKRPSRESPEKEAEHREALLHEAPLPGAPAPTSAARESGVHGLALHGLMLEFAEPAKILEATRSAWNAGYREMDAYTPYPVGGLAQCLGLKRNWIPSIVFFGGLVGAAFGFFMQYYSMGIDYPLNVGGRPYNSWPVFIPITFEVLVLVAAFTAFFAMLFLNGLPRPHHPVFNVPGFELASQERFFLCIEAADPKFDRDETARFLLSLAHIGEVIEVPSDQLGPPVELEGPALEGTVPQPHTEMQVGEQPT, from the coding sequence ATGAGCAAGAAACGCCCATCTCGCGAATCGCCGGAAAAGGAAGCTGAGCATCGCGAAGCTTTGCTGCACGAGGCGCCGCTGCCCGGGGCGCCCGCACCGACTTCCGCGGCGCGCGAATCCGGCGTGCATGGCCTGGCATTGCACGGCTTGATGCTCGAATTCGCCGAGCCGGCGAAGATCCTCGAGGCGACGCGGAGTGCTTGGAACGCCGGTTACCGCGAGATGGATGCATACACGCCCTATCCCGTGGGCGGATTGGCGCAGTGCTTGGGCCTGAAGCGGAATTGGATTCCGTCGATCGTTTTCTTCGGCGGGCTGGTGGGCGCGGCGTTTGGCTTTTTCATGCAGTATTACTCGATGGGCATCGACTATCCGCTGAACGTCGGCGGTCGGCCGTACAACAGTTGGCCGGTGTTCATTCCGATCACGTTCGAGGTGCTCGTGTTGGTGGCGGCCTTCACGGCTTTTTTCGCGATGTTGTTTTTGAACGGCTTGCCGCGGCCGCACCATCCGGTGTTCAACGTGCCCGGTTTCGAGTTGGCCAGCCAGGAGCGGTTTTTTTTGTGTATCGAAGCGGCCGATCCGAAATTCGATCGGGATGAGACTGCGCGGTTTCTGCTTTCGCTCGCGCATATCGGCGAAGTGATCGAAGTGCCGAGCGACCAGTTAGGGCCGCCCGTGGAACTTGAAGGACCGGCGCTCGAAGGAACCGTGCCGCAGCCGCACACGGAAATGCAGGTGGGAGAGCAGCCGACATGA
- the nrfD gene encoding NrfD/PsrC family molybdoenzyme membrane anchor subunit, with amino-acid sequence MDEQRILAPPQLPSEGLNPATPDYVARGHTMGSLTGQISDIVLVRPTGWGFLTSFGFASLLLMIFGGVIIYLLIEGIGIWGIDIPVAWSWTITDFVWWVGIGHAGTLISAILLLLHQKWRTSINRIAEAMTIFAIMCAGIFPLLHLGRPWFFYWLLPYPNTMRLWPQFRSALVWDVFAVSTYFLVSLVFWYMGMIPDLATLRDRCAPGRRRMIYGMLAMGWRNSAKHWHRYESAYLLLGGLATPLVISVHSVVSSDFAISNVPGWHETVFPPYFVAGAIFSGFAMVLLLCIAIRHIYGLKEFIKIAHLEVMGRIVLTTSLLTSFGYLSEQTLSWYGHEGAEHYTYFNRLIGWGQYAGVSWAIVWCNVLLPQILWIPKLRRNEWVLAIVSLFVLWGMWLERYLIIAQSLHHDYLPSSWGMFRPTVYDYLTYFGSIGLFGVAFLLFARTLPMLSMAELRAQLPGSLAHEEGR; translated from the coding sequence ATGGACGAGCAACGCATACTAGCTCCGCCGCAACTGCCGAGCGAGGGCCTGAATCCCGCCACGCCCGACTACGTGGCGCGCGGCCACACGATGGGCTCGCTGACCGGCCAGATCAGCGACATCGTGCTCGTGCGTCCGACCGGATGGGGGTTTCTCACCTCCTTCGGCTTCGCCAGCCTTCTGCTGATGATCTTTGGCGGCGTCATTATCTATCTGCTGATCGAGGGGATCGGCATCTGGGGCATCGATATTCCCGTGGCCTGGAGTTGGACGATCACGGATTTCGTGTGGTGGGTCGGGATCGGCCATGCCGGCACGCTGATCTCCGCGATCTTGCTGCTGTTGCATCAGAAATGGCGCACGTCGATCAATCGCATTGCCGAGGCGATGACGATTTTCGCGATCATGTGCGCCGGAATTTTTCCGCTGCTGCATTTGGGCCGGCCGTGGTTTTTTTACTGGCTATTGCCATATCCCAACACGATGCGGCTCTGGCCGCAGTTTCGCAGCGCGCTGGTGTGGGATGTGTTTGCGGTGAGCACGTATTTCCTGGTTTCGCTCGTGTTTTGGTACATGGGCATGATCCCCGATCTGGCGACGCTGCGCGATCGCTGCGCCCCAGGAAGGCGGCGCATGATCTACGGCATGCTGGCGATGGGTTGGCGGAATTCGGCAAAGCACTGGCATCGCTACGAATCGGCCTATTTGCTGCTCGGCGGATTGGCCACGCCGCTGGTGATCTCGGTGCACTCGGTGGTGAGCTCGGATTTCGCCATCTCGAACGTGCCCGGCTGGCACGAAACGGTGTTTCCGCCGTATTTCGTGGCCGGGGCGATTTTTTCCGGATTCGCGATGGTGCTGCTGTTGTGCATCGCGATCCGCCATATCTACGGTCTGAAAGAATTCATCAAGATTGCGCATCTCGAAGTGATGGGGCGGATCGTGCTCACCACGAGCTTGCTCACTTCGTTCGGCTATCTCAGCGAGCAGACGCTGTCGTGGTATGGCCACGAGGGGGCCGAGCACTACACATATTTCAACCGCCTGATCGGCTGGGGGCAATACGCGGGCGTGTCGTGGGCGATCGTGTGGTGCAATGTGTTGCTGCCGCAAATTCTTTGGATCCCCAAGCTGCGCCGCAACGAATGGGTGCTGGCGATCGTGTCGCTGTTCGTGCTGTGGGGGATGTGGCTCGAGCGGTATCTGATCATCGCGCAAAGCTTGCACCACGATTATTTGCCGTCGTCGTGGGGCATGTTTCGGCCGACGGTTTACGACTATCTGACGTATTTCGGATCGATCGGGTTGTTTGGCGTGGCGTTTTTGCTGTTCGCCCGCACGCTGCCGATGTTGTCGATGGCGGAATTGCGAGCGCAGCTTCCCGGCTCACTGGCGCATGAGGAGGGACGATGA